TTGTGACTGGAAAGGCCTTGCATTGTCTCTGGTGGTTTGCTTTTGTCAACCTTTTCCTAACTCCTATTGTTGGCCCTacacttccctttgtctccCAAGTCTTCTTCTTGGAAAGTCTGACTGGAGTCTCAACAAGTGTTCCCTGAGCCTCTGCCTCTCAGTTTCTGGTTAGAAAACAAGGAGCAGGAGATGTCCCTTACTTGACATTGTAGAAGCACAAGTCACATGAAAGCATTTTCTTGGCAATTGacttctgcagcagctgtgacTTCAGATTGTGCTGCAAGTCATCCTCCAGGGTCTGCACCACGTACTGCAGGAAGAGGAGCCGGCCGGGGGGCTTCTCCTGGGGGCAGATGGAGAATGTATGAGCCTGGTGGGGCCACAGGGTGAGGAACACCAGGGAATTTGGCTGTCTTAGGAGTGGACTGATGTACGTGACTGAGGAGTAGTTCTAGGAGGGAGCTGCCTGGCTCAGGCAAGGCCCTGAGGGGCATTTCACTAGTGTTGTGACCCAGAGAGGGTTTATCTGTTGCTGTGCCTTCTTCAGTGGACAACCTGCCTAAAACCGTGCAGAGGGTTAAGGGAGCACTGTGGATAAATGTGGGATTCCCAGCTGGCACTCACTGTTGGACTggccagctctgcagagcacagccacACGAAGCACTTGGGCGACGCTCACCCCCAGGCAGCATGTGCTGGATGATCCCTGCCCCCTGTGACACACACGGTGCCAAGTACCTGGTCCTCCATGATGAATTTCACCAGTCTCCAGTCCCATCCCACAGTGGCGACGTTGGCTGGATGGAGCCTGCAAGGACAGCCCTGTCTATTTGTGCTGAACTGCCTGCCCACCTGCCTGGAGGCATGGCAGCCCCTtagcccttccccagcccttgGCCCTTCCCCAGCCACTCCCACCCCACTTGCTCAGGTGCCTCCcctgccttctcctctccatctTTGCCCTCATCCCTTCTCCTCACCATACCACATTAATTTTTCGGAAGTACCTGACAGGGGCTGTGCTCCATGGAGATGCCCAGGACTCCTTCCTGGGCCTATGGCCTCATAAAACATTGTACTTCTCTGTGGGAAACCTGAGGGCAGCAAGGGAACTGCTGCAGCCACTCCTGCAGCCCAGGAAAGGCACTTCTGCTAGGTCACAGCAGTGAAGAATGAGACCTGTGCTTCACAGCAAGGCAAACACACTCTTCTGTCCCCAAGGGCTCCCTTGTGTCACAAGCTGTCCCTGACCCACCCTCAGCCCGGGGTGtgcctgtgctggcaggaggATTATCCTGGCTTATAGGGGAAATCACCCCCTCTTCTGTGGGTGAGCACCAGAGAGAATAACCCTTACGCTGGGCAGACCCCTAGGAGCACCTAGCCAGCCCCAGGGCACTGGGACAAGGGGAACACATACATTTGGATCTTCATCAGCAGCATGTAGATGTCCTTCAGGATCTCCCCTTCGTTGGTGTCCAGCAGCATCTGTCTGATCAGGTGGCAGATGATTTCTTTGGGGGGACAGTGCTGGCAGGAGACAAACTCACTCAGGAAATACAAGGTGCCCTCCAGGATGTTCTCCTCCATAGTGGTGTACACCATGCTCAGCTTCCCGCTGGGGATGAGCCCAGGTTTCTGCTGTGTACAAGGCAAGGCAATGGGTGAAAGCTCCCCCAACACAGAGGAACCCGGCTGTGGTGCGGGGCCCACCATGAAGGGAGCTGCAATAACCAGACCCCCTGACTGCCTGGCAAAGGACaaggggagcaggggctgctccaaaACCTGTTTACCTGCTGTGTTTCCCTGTTAGGTGCTATGCCTTGGAGGAAGAGGTGCTGGACTCCACTCCTCCTGAAATTGTGCAGTTTGTCCAGCCAGGCCTTGCTGTCAGCGTCAGTCCTGGCTGGGGTGGTGTGCTGGATTGGTTGGTGTGGTGGGAAGTCACTTGCTTCCAGCAAAGGCCTTTGGGCCTTTCCTGGTGCTTTAGGAATGGTTGGGGCAGGGCTTAGCCTTGGAGGGAGGTTCCtttcctggcagagctggggagggtcTTCCTCTGGGCCATcagctctccagctgctgttgctgtccaggctggggggggatggggacagggacagcatgTCTGAGTCCAGCTGTGAGTCCAAGTTGCTGCTAAAGGTGGTAGTGCTGTagtgctgctctgagctccaGCTGTGGCAGCTAGAGGCAGGAGAGAGGCAGCTCCAGTTCTCCATGATTTCTGCTGTGTCCATGGTGGAACTGAGCTTCACAGGGGTGCTGTGCCATGTTGATGCAGGGCTCCGCCCTGCCACTGCTTGCATTTCTTCTTCTGTGGTGGGGCAGAGTTGGGGATGGGACAGgtgtgctgctggggcagcaggcACATTTCTGGGGTTCTGGGCAGCACCAAGGGTGGAGTGGAGAGGGCTGCACATGTCCTCAGTCAGGTCGATGATGGCGAGGCTGCTCGATGGTGTCAGGTCTGTGTTTGTGTCCTCACAGGTCAGGTCAATGATCTCCTgtggggatggagcagcagTGTCAGTGCCCTGTCCTGTTGGGAGCATCTGCTATGGTGGCACTGTAGCTGAGTCCAAGAGGGAAAAGGGCACCAGcccagcaaaagaaaacaggggCAAAGACCCTTCTGCCCTGTCTGAGGGGGCCTGTGGCCCTGAGCTCTGGGATCAGCCTCCCCgggcagcacagctgagcctgAGCCTGACCCaagctcttcttcccctctgccctcagggctCATGTCCTCATGCCTCAGCTCAGAGCAGACCTGTCTGcctgctcagctccttcccatgACAGGGAAATGCCAGTCCTTCTGGCATGTCCAGGGAAGGCAAGGATCCACACCCTGGCATCTCTTCTGTGGCACAACATCACCCACTCTAGAGGACAGGAGTGGCAGGAAACAAAGCTGCCTTTTGATCTGTGGCACCAATCTGGAGCTACAGCAGCCCTGAGACATTGGGGATTCCCACCCAGGCCTCGCTGGACGATGCAGGGTCCGAGGGGCGGCAGGGGAAGGCAGCTGTGCTTGCACCAGCCGCAGGCAGGACACAGCACTTCCCAAGATCTTGGCGTGCCCAGGAAGGGTCAGCGCCTGTTTGGGAAAACATCCCCCTCAACACCTCAAACCAGGGAACACGTTTAGCAGACAATTTAAATCCATTTTTGCCCCGACTCAGACCTGCTGCCTTCCCCAGGGAGGTGGCAAAGCCCAGCGGCCTCCAACTGCCTCAGGACCCGGGACAGCGGTGCGGGGCCGGGGACCGACCGCTCCCCCGCCCGGGGCTGAGCCTCgtgcccggagccgccgccgcacGGCCTCACCGGCCCCGCACCCGCCGGCGGAGCCGGACCGGGCACAGCAACGGCACAGCGGCCGAGGGACGGCAACCGCATCCCGCTGCTGGCCCCCGCCGGGGGCTGAGCCCTGGACCCTCCTCGGTGTGCAGAGGGAACGGCGACACTCCATGGCGGGCAGCGGGCTCTTTCGAAGGGTACATGGCCAAGGAGGCTGGGACCCCTGCGAGGGGCACGCTTGAACGGAACACGGCTCTGCTGGCGGGAGGTGGCCGCGGGGAGTCGAGCCCGGCTGGGAAGAGGGTGGGAGGTCCCTAAGGATGCGGCTGgggcgggacgggacgggaccgAGGGGTCCCCGGGAACACACGCCCACCCCCCTCCACTGCCCCAAGGCTTCTTGTCCGTGCGCGGCTCCCGTCCCCGCCCGCAATGGGAGCGCCGCCATCTTTGTGTGGGCTAGCGGCGCCGCGCCCGGCGGGAGCCCCGGACTCACGGCGGGGGCGGGCAGCgagcggcgggagcggcagGGCCGGCGCGGCGGCGACCGGGCGCCCTCCGAGTCCGAGTCGCTGACGAGGACCACGCTGTCTTCCATCTCGGCCGCAGGTGGCGGCTCCGCCCCGCcggtggggccgggccgggcgcgggGAAGCGGCGGAAGTAACGTcaggcgcggggccggggcggggcgcgcGCGGGGGTCGcggtgccggcggcggcggccccgccatGGCGCTGTCGCCCTACGTGCAGGCCATGCAGGAGCTGTTCCGCGCCAACACGCGGAGCCGCGAGTTCCCGGCGCACGGTGCCAAGGTGCACTCGgtagcctggagctgctgcggcCGCCGCCTCGCCTCCGGCTCCTTCGACAAGACCGCCAGCGTCTTCCTGCTCGAGAAGGACCGGCTGGTGAGATCCCCCGGCATCGGGCGGGCGGGGGTGGTGCGGATCGGTACCGGGGTGTTTGGGCAGGTGTCCGGAACCGGGAGTGTGTCCCGGTGGTCGGTGCCGGGCCTGGGGGTGGGTACTCGGTGTGCGCCGGAGCGGGAGCATTGCCAAGGACAGCGCAGGCCGGGTCTGCGAGCCGGGAATGGAGCTGGAGCGGAACGCGGCGGGGATTCTCTGTCGTGGCCGGCCGTGGGCGGGAGCGTGGGTGGGGTGACGGTGGGGCCCCGGGCGCAGCTCCTGATTTATCCCAGCGTGGATGCAGCgtgctgggatgtggggcaggagtgggagcagagctgggcataTCCTCACGTCGTCTGCCCTCTCCCTCCAGGTGAAGGAGAACAACTACCGGGGCCACGGGGACAGCGTGGATCAGCTATGCTGGCACCCCAGCAACCCTGACCTCTTCGTTACAGCGTCAGGGGACAAAACCATCCGCATCTGGGACGTGCGCACCACCAAGTGCATCGCCACTGTTAACACCAAAGGTGAGTCCCTGCCTTCCCAGGGAATCTTGTGAGGTGGGTCCCGGCTGGACCTCAGCTGTGTGGGACCCATCTGCAGTGGCACAGAGCTTTGGACCCTTCCTGTGGTTTATTTCTGTTTGGGGCATCTTTGCTGACTGCTTTGTGTTGTGCTCATCACGTAAGGGTCGATTTTCTGTGGGGTCAGGACCGGAGGAACTAGTGAAATATGGTGCTGGCTCTTAAAATATCCTGTGTACTTGTCTCTGGAGTCAGTGGGTTGTGAGACTGGAGACTGGGGAAAAGCATGTTTACAGAGGGCCATGGTGGAAATAAAGGTTTGTGTGGATTCAGAGAAACAGTTATTTGAATTCATGTGATGCTTTACCCAGATACGATCTCTGCTCTTGGAAGTATCCAGTTTTGAGTTgttggggctgggaatggcatTGTAAGATGACATAACAGCAACCTGCCTTGTTCTTACCTTCATTCAAAGGTATTTATTGTtggcttctgctttttctggaTCTTAGAGATCACTAGATTCAGAGGACCTTTGGCTTGACCTTGTGTGGTGATTACTGTGGTCCCATCTTGGCTCACATGGGATACGGCATATTGTTTTCAAGCAGTACTTCTCATAAGTTTGATTTTGCTGCATAGCTACTGATTTGTGTGTTAGACTGAGGAACTGGCATTCTTTCCcatttgggaatggttgggagtggAAGTGGGACCTGCTGTGTTTCTGTCTCTTCAGGTGAGAACATCAACATCTGCTGGAGCCCTGACGGACAGACCATCGCCGTGGGGAACAAGGATGACGTGGTCACCTTCATTGATGCCAAGACACATCGCTCCAAAGCTGAGGAACAGTTCAAGTTTGAGGTGAACGAGATCTCCTGGAACAACGATAACAACATGTTCTTCCTCACCAATGGGAACGGCTGCATCAACATCCTCAGGCAGGTGCCCGTGGctgctgggtggctgggctggctgcagtCATTTGCAAGTACCTTTGTTACTTTTGGGAAACTTGAATCCCACATTCCAGCAATCCCCTGCCCTCTGGTAGGAATGAGCTTGCCTGGAGCTGAGGTTGCCACAGTTCTGGGCTGGCCTCAGCTCCCTGATGCTTTGCCTCATTCACTGGACACTCAGTGTCTCCTGCCTCAACTGGGTTTGCTTCCAGTCCTGGTGTGCCTCATGCCTGCCCTGCTCTAGGCAATCCCTGTGCTTCTCTCACTGCTCCCTGCCCTCTCCCTTCACAGCTACCCAGAGCTGAAACCCATCCAGTCCATCAATGCACATCCTTCCAACTGCATCTGCATCAAGTTCGATCCCATGGGAAAGTACTTTGCCACGGGCAGTGCTGATGCGTTGGTCAGCCTCTGGGATGTGGATGAGCTGGTGTGTGTGAGATGCTTCTCCAGGTAGGTAGAGCTGTCCCAaagctttttcccccctctccaggGACTGGTGGCAGTGCCTCACTGTCTGCTCCCCTCATTTGCTGCAGGCTTGACTGGCCTGTGCGGACACTGAGCTTTAGCCATGATGGGAAGATGCTGGCCTCAGCATCAGAAGATCACTTCATTGACATTGCCGAGGTGGAGACAGGtaatggttttattttggggAACACCAAGGAGGAAATTGGATGGAAAAGTGCTGGTGGAGCTGGGAGGACACAGGGAGAATCCATCTGCTAAAGAAGAGCTTTGCTGTGCTGAGCAGAATGCCATGAGGGGGAGCCTCTGCCTCGGCAGTCTGTGGTAGACACGCCTGTCGTGTCTGTACCTTGTCACTGGGTGACTAAAAGGCGCCGGAGCAGCGTTCGTGCTGCCTCTGCCCTGCGCTGGCAGAAGCTGCAGGTGCTTGGCTCTGGGGAGCTGAGCAGCAGAGGGGGCTGGTGGCTCTCCAGGCTGACATAGCTCCTTTTCCATGCAGGAGAGAAGCTCTGGGAGGTGCAGTGTGAGTCCCCCACCTTCACAGTGGCCTGGCACCCGAAGAGGCCGCTGCTGGCCTTTGCCTGTGACGACAAAGATGGCAAATACGAcagcagcagggaggctggCACTGTCAAACTCTTCGGGCTCCCCAACGACTCCTGATGAAGCTGCTGCACCCGGGGAGGCAACACCTGCCTGCTCTCGGGGGTGGGAGCTTAGATTGCATTGGTGGGGCAAGGAGCTGGCTCCTCTCCTTGCCaacctggcagggctgtgaccTCGGGCTAGCTCAGTGTGTCCTGCTCTTGGGAGCTTTTGTAAACAGgcagctgtgtgctggggaGAATGGGGGGATGCTGGCAGGGCCCccctctgctgcctcctctctGGGGGATGGGGGCCTTTTTCCAAAGGCAAGTGGCCAAAGAAAATCAGTCACTGAAGGTGGCTGCTGAGGAGCCTCCCATGGAAGATGCTCTGCTCTGACCAGGCTCCCCAGCAGTGATGAGCTACGTgactgtccccttgtccccaaaAGCCTGGTGGCAagggcagctctgggagcacAGCCTGCTTCTCCCCCTCCCAGACATCCTATGtcccttccctgtgctggggcAATGAGGGCAGGGTGGGGGGGATGTGTACTGGTAGATGTTTCCCCAGCGGGggctttttttctaatatttgt
This genomic interval from Aphelocoma coerulescens isolate FSJ_1873_10779 chromosome 13, UR_Acoe_1.0, whole genome shotgun sequence contains the following:
- the SIMC1 gene encoding SUMO-interacting motif-containing protein 1 isoform X1, whose product is MEDSVVLVSDSDSEGARSPPRRPCRSRRSLPAPAEIIDLTCEDTNTDLTPSSSLAIIDLTEDMCSPLHSTLGAAQNPRNVPAAPAAHLSHPQLCPTTEEEMQAVAGRSPASTWHSTPVKLSSTMDTAEIMENWSCLSPASSCHSWSSEQHYSTTTFSSNLDSQLDSDMLSLSPSPPSLDSNSSWRADGPEEDPPQLCQERNLPPRLSPAPTIPKAPGKAQRPLLEASDFPPHQPIQHTTPARTDADSKAWLDKLHNFRRSGVQHLFLQGIAPNRETQQQKPGLIPSGKLSMVYTTMEENILEGTLYFLSEFVSCQHCPPKEIICHLIRQMLLDTNEGEILKDIYMLLMKIQMLHPANVATVGWDWRLVKFIMEDQEKPPGRLLFLQYVVQTLEDDLQHNLKSQLLQKSIAKKMLSCDLCFYNVKEVVKWLVAAVTGVGFSQPPEQLQEARAEHSSSSPRLASTDQAQTAFFAQKVILLLQRMLSMAVEVDRSPTCSSRKIADDIFPFILNIPLRSQRETLVNTMESQLLRCRLLELLFQHSCDVPTTSSMSLDKILYFLSHSSVLPQFQDETATWQRWDEMLQYLSLLLLSYQSVKLEHLRSSLSDRMDLIAQKAKPRPQDSDDISQLDIQLKMNDFISRMQEALGQPLPLQIQEKLFMLQELFFIVATT
- the SIMC1 gene encoding SUMO-interacting motif-containing protein 1 isoform X2, with protein sequence MEDSVVLVSDSDSEGARSPPRRPCRSRRSLPAPAEIIDLTCEDTNTDLTPSSSLAIIDLTEDMCSPLHSTLGAAQNPRNVPAAPAAHLSHPQLCPTTEEEMQAVAGRSPASTWHSTPVKLSSTMDTAEIMENWSCLSPASSCHSWSSEQHYSTTTFSSNLDSQLDSDMLSLSPSPPSLDSNSSWRADGPEEDPPQLCQERNLPPRLSPAPTIPKAPGKAQRPLLEASDFPPHQPIQHTTPARTDADSKAWLDKLHNFRRSGVQHLFLQGIAPNRETQQKPGLIPSGKLSMVYTTMEENILEGTLYFLSEFVSCQHCPPKEIICHLIRQMLLDTNEGEILKDIYMLLMKIQMLHPANVATVGWDWRLVKFIMEDQEKPPGRLLFLQYVVQTLEDDLQHNLKSQLLQKSIAKKMLSCDLCFYNVKEVVKWLVAAVTGVGFSQPPEQLQEARAEHSSSSPRLASTDQAQTAFFAQKVILLLQRMLSMAVEVDRSPTCSSRKIADDIFPFILNIPLRSQRETLVNTMESQLLRCRLLELLFQHSCDVPTTSSMSLDKILYFLSHSSVLPQFQDETATWQRWDEMLQYLSLLLLSYQSVKLEHLRSSLSDRMDLIAQKAKPRPQDSDDISQLDIQLKMNDFISRMQEALGQPLPLQIQEKLFMLQELFFIVATT
- the THOC3 gene encoding THO complex subunit 3 → MALSPYVQAMQELFRANTRSREFPAHGAKVHSVAWSCCGRRLASGSFDKTASVFLLEKDRLVKENNYRGHGDSVDQLCWHPSNPDLFVTASGDKTIRIWDVRTTKCIATVNTKGENINICWSPDGQTIAVGNKDDVVTFIDAKTHRSKAEEQFKFEVNEISWNNDNNMFFLTNGNGCINILSYPELKPIQSINAHPSNCICIKFDPMGKYFATGSADALVSLWDVDELVCVRCFSRLDWPVRTLSFSHDGKMLASASEDHFIDIAEVETGEKLWEVQCESPTFTVAWHPKRPLLAFACDDKDGKYDSSREAGTVKLFGLPNDS